One stretch of Chitinophaga pendula DNA includes these proteins:
- a CDS encoding SusD/RagB family nutrient-binding outer membrane lipoprotein: protein MRTLKIVAFSALLGVAFSSCNKQFTDYEKNENKPSQVPPGLVLANILSDVNLYKPWSDVTRLNQFDACNYNYYGDQRYDNKVANLGDYYLLENVVKMEGEATRLGGGKVNPYAAIGKFFKAFGYYRMSSLVGDLPMTEALKGQDNLRPAYDEQRKIFVQILQWLDEANNDLDQLINNPDKSNTSPGQTLSNDYTYANRLESWRKLVNTFRLRVLISLSKKESDADLRLAQQFQTILSNPAKYPLMESSQDNFQYIYNNINKYPSNPSNLGNDATRYNMTAAYLNTLVSLKDPRAYITAEPATGQLRQGKTPADITAYVGAASGESLEDMSSKMSDVNNAAYSVRSRTRYYSSNAGEPGVFVGYPELCFNIAEAINRRWATGDAEQWYKKGIKASLSFYNVPVSGAGQIRKIYPYDSKDAKDTYTIPFDFDGVYYAQEAVKYKGDNADGLKQILTQKYLAFFQGSDWEGYLNWRRTGVPAFSAGPGTGNNGRVPVRFRYPDNHRASNEDNWKAALQRQFGSGIDDINGVMWLIK from the coding sequence ATGAGAACATTAAAAATAGTTGCCTTTTCCGCTTTGCTGGGTGTTGCATTCAGCAGCTGTAACAAGCAATTTACTGACTACGAGAAAAACGAGAATAAGCCTTCCCAGGTACCTCCGGGGTTGGTACTGGCCAATATACTTTCTGATGTGAACCTATACAAGCCGTGGAGTGATGTGACGCGACTGAACCAGTTTGACGCCTGTAACTATAACTATTATGGCGATCAGCGTTATGATAACAAGGTTGCTAACCTGGGTGATTACTACTTGTTGGAGAATGTGGTGAAGATGGAGGGTGAGGCGACGCGTCTTGGTGGTGGTAAGGTGAATCCATACGCTGCTATTGGTAAGTTTTTCAAAGCGTTTGGTTACTACCGTATGAGCAGCCTGGTGGGTGATCTTCCGATGACGGAGGCGTTGAAAGGGCAGGATAACCTGCGTCCGGCTTATGATGAGCAGCGGAAGATATTTGTGCAGATACTGCAATGGCTGGATGAAGCGAATAATGACCTGGATCAGCTGATCAACAATCCAGATAAGAGCAATACGTCTCCCGGGCAGACGCTCAGTAACGATTATACTTATGCTAACCGGCTGGAAAGCTGGAGGAAGCTGGTGAACACTTTCCGTTTGCGTGTGCTGATCTCCCTGAGCAAGAAAGAGTCGGATGCGGATCTGAGGCTGGCGCAACAGTTCCAGACTATCCTGAGCAATCCTGCGAAATATCCATTGATGGAAAGTTCGCAGGACAACTTCCAGTATATCTACAACAACATTAACAAGTATCCGAGCAATCCCAGTAATCTGGGTAATGATGCTACCCGTTATAATATGACGGCTGCTTATCTGAATACGCTGGTATCTTTGAAGGACCCCCGGGCTTATATTACTGCGGAGCCTGCGACTGGTCAGCTGAGACAAGGTAAAACGCCTGCGGATATTACGGCTTATGTAGGTGCTGCTTCCGGCGAGAGTTTGGAGGACATGTCGTCTAAGATGTCTGATGTAAACAACGCTGCTTATTCTGTACGTAGCCGTACCCGTTATTATTCCAGCAATGCGGGGGAGCCCGGTGTATTTGTAGGCTATCCTGAGCTGTGTTTTAATATTGCGGAAGCCATCAACCGCAGATGGGCTACCGGTGATGCAGAGCAGTGGTATAAAAAGGGTATTAAGGCATCGCTTTCCTTCTATAACGTACCTGTAAGCGGTGCGGGTCAGATCAGGAAGATCTACCCTTATGATAGTAAGGATGCCAAGGATACTTATACTATTCCTTTTGACTTTGACGGTGTTTATTATGCCCAGGAGGCGGTGAAGTATAAAGGTGACAATGCGGACGGTCTTAAGCAGATACTGACGCAGAAATACCTGGCTTTCTTCCAGGGCTCTGACTGGGAAGGTTATCTGAACTGGCGCAGGACGGGTGTACCTGCTTTCAGTGCGGGGCCTGGAACTGGTAATAACGGGCGGGTACCTGTACGATTCAGGTATCCTGATAACCATCGTGCATCTAATGAGGATAACTGGAAGGCGGCGTTGCAGCGGCAGTTTGGGTCTGGCATTGATGATATCAATGGTGTGATGTGGCTTATCAAGTAA